In Candidatus Binataceae bacterium, one genomic interval encodes:
- the hpnR gene encoding hopanoid C-3 methylase HpnR: MRVLFVHPSPLMYSEIYLRLEPLGMERVAAAVRAAGHDVRILDLQIFQHRDLYKEFEAFKPQAVGFSLNYLANVPEVVDLAKAIKQRNRDCFVFTGGHSGSFVADEILEHAEGAVDCVLRGEGEKSAQMLLQAIGTDSLTKVPGLVSLQGVGPTPTMVEDLDQYFPARDLGRRRNKYFIGVLDPCASIEFTRGCPWDCSFCSAWTFYGRSYRKSTAEAAAEDMASIKEPNVFIVDDVAFIHPEHGFAIGAELEKRKIKKQYYLETRADVLIRNQEVFRYWRRLGLEYMFLGLEAIDEEGLKTHRKRSSTGANIKALEVARDIGLTVAINLIADPSWDERRFEIIREWAMSVPEIVHLTVATPYPGTELWFTESRKLTTLDYRLYDIQHAVLPTKLPLKSFYQELVKTQDVLNRKHLGFAALKEVASIAGKLMLKGQTNFIKMLWKFNKVYNPERQFAEHSQPVKYQMRPPKMHTTGRPDDSLLYIHPPNKPVRRPASELTPGVSS, translated from the coding sequence ATGCGGGTCCTGTTCGTCCATCCGAGTCCTCTAATGTACAGCGAGATTTATCTCCGTCTTGAACCTTTGGGAATGGAGCGGGTCGCGGCCGCAGTCCGGGCGGCTGGACATGACGTTCGGATTTTGGACTTGCAGATTTTTCAGCATCGCGACCTTTATAAGGAATTTGAAGCTTTCAAGCCGCAGGCGGTGGGGTTCTCGCTGAACTACCTCGCCAATGTGCCGGAAGTTGTCGATCTGGCCAAGGCTATCAAGCAGCGCAATCGCGACTGTTTTGTGTTTACCGGCGGGCACAGCGGCTCATTTGTTGCGGACGAGATTCTGGAGCACGCAGAAGGGGCGGTGGATTGCGTGCTGCGTGGTGAAGGAGAGAAGAGCGCGCAAATGCTGCTGCAAGCGATCGGCACCGATTCGCTGACCAAGGTGCCCGGGCTGGTCTCACTTCAGGGAGTGGGCCCGACGCCGACCATGGTGGAAGATCTCGACCAATATTTCCCGGCGCGCGACCTCGGGCGCCGGCGCAACAAATACTTTATCGGTGTGCTCGATCCCTGCGCCTCGATCGAGTTCACGCGCGGGTGTCCGTGGGATTGTTCGTTCTGCAGCGCTTGGACTTTCTATGGCCGCAGTTACCGCAAGTCGACCGCGGAGGCGGCCGCCGAGGACATGGCCTCGATCAAGGAACCCAACGTCTTTATCGTCGACGATGTCGCTTTCATTCATCCGGAGCACGGCTTCGCGATCGGTGCCGAGCTCGAAAAGCGCAAGATCAAAAAGCAGTACTACCTTGAGACCCGCGCCGATGTCCTGATTCGCAACCAGGAAGTGTTCCGCTACTGGCGGCGGCTCGGGCTCGAGTACATGTTCCTGGGGCTGGAAGCAATCGACGAAGAAGGTTTGAAAACCCATCGCAAACGTTCATCCACGGGCGCAAACATCAAGGCGTTGGAAGTGGCGCGCGATATCGGCCTGACCGTCGCCATCAACCTGATCGCCGATCCCTCGTGGGATGAGCGTCGCTTCGAAATCATCCGCGAATGGGCGATGAGCGTGCCAGAGATCGTTCATCTCACGGTTGCGACTCCGTATCCGGGCACCGAACTTTGGTTCACCGAGTCGCGCAAGCTGACCACGCTCGACTATCGACTGTACGACATCCAGCACGCGGTGCTGCCGACCAAGTTACCACTCAAGAGTTTCTACCAGGAGCTGGTGAAAACCCAGGACGTGCTGAATCGCAAGCACCTCGGATTCGCGGCGCTCAAGGAAGTTGCTTCCATCGCTGGAAAGCTGATGCTCAAGGGTCAGACGAACTTCATCAAGATGCTGTGGAAGTTCAACAAGGTTTACAACCCGGAGCGCCAATTCGCCGAGCACTCGCAACCCGTGAAATACCAGATGCGCCCCCCGAAGATGCATACGACCGGGCGTCCCGACGACTCACTGCTGTACATCCATCCGCCCAACAAGCCGGTTCGCAGGCCAGCGTCGGAACTTACACCTGGGGTCAGCAGTTAG
- a CDS encoding enoyl-CoA hydratase-related protein, with protein sequence MAEYANLVLEIRNHVGHLTFNRPQAANGIDLALARDFSDAIRRCQEDPSLRALLLSGKGKMFCAGGDLKAFAAQPASDLPSYLREVTHFLHGAISTFAHMSSPVIAAVHGSAAGAGFSLACACDFVFAAESAKFTLAYSRAGLTPDGSATYFLPRIVGFRRALELAIINPVLTAEEAHSLAIVTRVVPDSQLLDQARAFAEQLAAGPTLAFGGVKRLLLESVANKLETQMALETDWITQMARTRDGREGIEAFVGKRTPQFKAE encoded by the coding sequence ATGGCCGAATATGCAAACCTGGTCCTTGAGATTCGCAACCACGTAGGGCACCTCACGTTCAACCGGCCCCAGGCCGCCAACGGAATCGACCTGGCCCTGGCGCGCGATTTCAGCGACGCGATTCGACGTTGCCAGGAGGATCCGAGCCTGCGCGCGTTACTCCTGAGCGGCAAAGGCAAAATGTTTTGTGCCGGCGGGGACCTCAAGGCGTTCGCCGCCCAGCCGGCCTCGGACCTGCCCAGCTATCTGCGCGAAGTAACCCACTTCCTGCACGGCGCCATCTCGACGTTCGCGCACATGAGTTCTCCGGTCATCGCAGCCGTGCATGGAAGCGCCGCGGGCGCGGGATTCAGTCTCGCCTGCGCGTGCGATTTCGTGTTCGCGGCGGAAAGCGCCAAGTTCACCCTGGCCTATTCGCGAGCCGGGCTGACGCCCGATGGTTCGGCGACCTACTTCCTGCCGAGAATCGTCGGGTTTCGTCGCGCGCTCGAGCTGGCGATCATTAACCCGGTCCTGACCGCGGAGGAGGCACACAGCCTGGCGATTGTGACTCGGGTTGTTCCGGATAGCCAATTGCTGGATCAGGCCCGCGCGTTTGCCGAGCAACTCGCCGCGGGTCCGACGCTCGCCTTCGGCGGAGTCAAACGATTGCTGCTCGAGAGCGTAGCCAACAAGCTCGAGACGCAGATGGCCCTCGAAACCGACTGGATCACCCAGATGGCTCGGACCCGAGACGGTCGCGAAGGCATCGAGGCCTTTGTTGGAAAACGCACGCCACAATTCAAGGCAGAGTGA